The following are encoded together in the Strongyloides ratti genome assembly S_ratti_ED321, chromosome : 2 genome:
- a CDS encoding Helicase, C-terminal domain and DNA/RNA helicase, DEAD/DEAH box type, N-terminal domain and Helicase, superfamily 1/2, ATP-binding domain and RNA helicase, DEAD-box type, Q motif domain and P-loop containing nucleoside triphosphate hydrolase domain-containing protein has protein sequence MAIFPDQIKISRRDGHVFHNIFPLTSDLKDSTLRIDEGKQPNAVNKSYKFFSNDNCQLNETFPFIKSESNILKGKECNKIYDKVQKYKIGYIRKDVSYNCNISTENTKFSLGDQVKLIKTWKECELIPLISMIIYKAGYKVPEEIQKYVIPLILKGKNVAVSARAGCGKSISFIISIINSIFAIKSKMGYRSVAKSPFAIIVVPTPELALQFYKIITNLTADLDISCSKVIGGIDFYSNVKEIFQGCDIVVGTMGRLYTMFLYSKLCFNLLKYLIIDELDLFVLEDNSKGLISLMNLISNNLKNLSFQVCTFMSVSSPKITAFLQNWAKNNFITIEENNEIACTEINFINNPNIIHKLYFVKGREEKPNKLLEIIKNIRTKDIVEKSISCTRIIIFTDKINWSKEIKNFICQEMPSEFCEEFNRTLSFQERTKYMKIFHMSSFEIQILVSTDILSRGISVPSFCHIINYDLPVYFKSFHHRIGRANNGMAHTLIDECDSYDCSQVPNLINLLISSNQLSLQITNKFNTMYKKVAT, from the exons ATGGCAATATTTCCggatcaaataaaaatatcacgTCGTGATGGTCATGtatttcataatatttttccttTAACATCTGATTTGAAAGATTCCACATTAAGAATAGATGAAGGCAAACAACCAAATGCTGTTAATAAAAGCTATAAGtttttttcaaatgataATTGCCAACTTAATGAAACTTTTCCTTTTATAAAATCGGAATCCAATATTTTGAAAGGCAAAGAATGTAACAAAATATACGACAAAGTacaaaagtataaaataggTTACATTAGAAAAGATGTTTCctataattgtaatatttcaACTGAAAATACTAAATTTTCACTTGGCGATCAGGTTAAACTTATAAAAACATGGAAAGAGTGTGAATTGATTCCATTAATTTCAATGATAATTTACAAGGCAGGATATAAAGTACCAGAAGAAATACAGAAGTATGTTATACCTTTAATCTTAAAAGGTAAAAATGTGGCAGTTTCTGCTCGTGCTGGATGTGGAAAAAGTATCTCTTTTATCATTTCAATtataaatagtatttttGCCATCAAGTCAAAAATGGGATATCGAAGCGTTGCCAAATCACCATTTGCAATTATTGTTGTTCCTACACCTGAATTAGCcttacaattttataaaataataactaaCCTGACTGCAGATTTAGATATTTCTTGCTCAAAAGTGATTGGAGGAAttgatttttattctaatgtaaaagaaatatttcaaGGATGTGATATAGTTGTAGGTACAATGGGAAGGCTTTATACAATGTTTTTATACTCAAAACTTTGtttcaatttattaaaatatttaattattgatGAATTGGATCTATTCGTTCTTGAAGATAATTCAAAAGGATTGATAAGTCTTATGAATCTTATTAGtaataacttaaaaaatttaagtttCCAGGTGTGTACATTCATGTCTGTTTCATCACCCAAGATCACAGCATTTCTACAAAATTGggctaaaaataattttattacaattgaAGAAAACAATGAAATTGCATGCactgaaataaattttattaataatccgaatattattcataagttatattttgtaaaaggGAGAGAAGAAAAACCAAATAAGCTTcttgaaattataaaaaacataaGAACAAAGGATATTGTAGAAAAATCAATATCATGCACAagaatcattatttttaccgataaaattaattggtccaaagagataaaaaattttatttgccAAGAAATGCCATCTGAATTTTGTGAAGAATTTAATAG AACACTTTCTTTTCAAGAAAGAACAAAATATATGAAGATATTTCATATGAGCTCATTTGAAATTCAAATACTTGTTTCAACAGATATTTTAAGTCGTGGAATTAGTGTTCCTTCATTTTGTCACATCATTAATTATGATTTAcctgtatattttaaatcatttcaTCATAGAATTGGAAGAGCCAACAATGGAATGGCTCATACATTAATTGATGAATGTGATTCATATGATTGTAGTCAAGTGCcaaatttaattaatcttttaatttcttcAAATCAGCTTTCTTTACAAATTACAAATAAGTTCAACACTATGTACAAAAAGGTGGCAACTTAA
- a CDS encoding WD40 repeat and WD40/YVTN repeat-like-containing domain and WD40-repeat-containing domain and G-protein beta WD-40 repeat-containing protein has translation MSAVEENGTSLNTAAQMAALLAQQSSYQFRPAYRFKTPLAVENAEGLTDSSGRKLRRVQTNIRRHVDHFPYCLNYIYHRYHVRFPKQRPYVQPHILYSHEGWIPHDSLDDMEDCIPTKFVRAALNKHKCPIFTIAWTPEGKRLITGGSRGEFTLWNGSAFNFETILQAHDLAIRVLKWTYDKQWMVSADHVGYVKYWQQNMNNVHMFQAHEDHPVRCISFSPSDTKLVTSSDDGTARVWDFYRSEKEQTLSGHGSEVFSAEWHPFKGIIATGSRDTQQPVKLWDPKTGKNLVTLFDHKNSVLSLKWNMNGNWLATGSRDHSVKLYDIRMMKEIYTFKAHKKEVSCVAWHPIHTNLLSSGGMDGSLAFWDCRSENEVIFMDNAHTQAIWTMEWHPFGHIFATGSNDHNTKFWVRNRPGDLVEDIFGGSSSCNYNKLF, from the exons ATGTCTGCAGTTGAAGAGAATGGAACGTCCCTTAATACTGCAGCACAAATGGCTGCACTTTTGGCACAACAAAGTTCCTATCAATTTAGACCTGCATACAGATTTAAGACACCTTTG GCTGTGGAAAATGCTGAAGGATTAACTGATAGCTCTGGTAGAAAACTACGACGTGTTCAAACAAACATTCGTCGGCATGTTGATCATTTTCcatattgtttaaattatatttatcaccGTTATCATGTTCGATTTCCAAAACAAAGACCATATGTTCAACCtcatatattatattctCATGAAGGTTGGATTCCTCATGATTCTCTAGATGATATGGAAGATTGTATTCCAACAAAATTTGTTCGTGCTGcattaaataaacataaatgTCCTATATTTACAATAGCATGGACACCTGAAGGTAAACGTTTAATTACAGGAGGTTCTCGTGGTGAATTTACATTGTGGAATGGTTCAgcttttaattttgaaactATTTTACAAGCTCATGATTTAGCTATTCGTGTATTAAAATGGACTTATGATAAACAATGGATGGTATCTGCTGATCATGTTGGTTATGTAAAATATTGGCAacaaaatatgaataatGTTCATATGTTTCAAGCTCATGAAGATCATCCAGTTAGATGTATTAGTTTTTCACCATCAGACACCAAATTAGTTACATCTTCTGATGATGGTACAGCTCGAGTATGGGATTTCTATAGAAGTGAAAAGGAGCAAACTTTATCAGGACATGGTTCAGAAGTTTTTAGTGCTGAATGGCATCCATTCAAAGGAATCATTGCAACTGGCAGCAGAGATACACAACAACCTGTAAAACTATGGGATCCAAAAACCGGGAAAAACTTAGTTACTTTATTTGATCATAAAAATTCAGTATTATCGTTGAAATGGAATATGAATGGTAATTGGCTAGCGACAGGTAGTAGGGATCATTCtgttaaattatatgatattCGAATGATGAAAGAAATTTATACGTTCAAGGCTCATAAAAAAGAAGTTTCATGTGTTGCTTGGCATCCAATACATACTAATCTTTTATCTTCAGGTGGCATGGATGGCTCTTTAGCTTTTTGGGATTGTCGCTCAGAGAATGAAGTTATTTTTATGGATAATGCACATACTCAGGCCATATGGACAATGGAATGGCATCCATTTGGTCATATTTTTGCAACTGGTTCAAATGATCATAACACTAAATTCTGGGTAAGAAATCGTCCTGGAGATCTTGTAGAGGATATTTTTGGTGGTTCATCTTCATgtaattacaataaattgttttga